One region of Eleutherodactylus coqui strain aEleCoq1 chromosome 5, aEleCoq1.hap1, whole genome shotgun sequence genomic DNA includes:
- the CLDN5 gene encoding claudin-5 produces MGAFALEIFGLSICILGWVGVILACALPMWQVSAFIDQNIVVAHYTWEGLWMSCVVQSTGQMQCKVYDSILALKPELQAGRALTVLASFVGLVALLVTVVGAQCTTCFQDSSVKGRIMCAGAVMYIVSGLLVLIPLCWTANIVINDFFNPHVPSSKKREMGAALYVGWAATALLLLGGVLICLSCPMRRQRSPPVKYSASRRPTSNGDYDKKNYV; encoded by the coding sequence ATGGGGGCATTCGCTCTGGAGATCTTCGGTCTGTCCATCTGCATCCTCGGATGGGTAGGGGTGATCCTGGCATGTGCTCTGCCCATGTGGCAGGTGTCTGCCTTCATCGACCAGAACATCGTGGTGGCACACTACACCTGGGAAGGGCTGTGGATGTCGTGCGTGGTACAGAGCACGGGGCAGATGCAGTGTAAGGTCTACGACTCCATCCTGGCACTGAagccggagctgcaggctggcaGGGCACTCACTGTGCTGGCATCCTTCGTGGGACTCGTCGCCCTCCTGGTGACTGTGGTCGGAGCCCAGTGCACCACCTGCTTCCAAGACAGCAGTGTGAAGGGGCGCATCATGTGTGCCGGGGCCGTCATGTACATCGTTTCGGGGCTGCTGGTCCTCATCCCGCTCTGCTGGACTGCCAACATCGTCATCAACGACTTCTTCAACCCCCACGTGCCCTCCTCTAAGAAGAGGGAGATGGGGGCAGCGCTGTATGTCGGCTGGGCAGCCACTGCACTCTTACTCCTCGGCGGTGTCCTCATCTGCCTGTCGTGCCCCATGAGGAGGCAGCGGAGTCCGCCGGTCAAGTACTCAGCCTCCCGGAGACCGACCTCTAACGGAGACTACGATAAGAAGAACTACGTGTAG